The nucleotide sequence TGATCTACACTGATTTTGCATCAGCTGTTGCTTTGTTAGGAATGTTTGGCACAATAACTATGGTATCGGCTAACGAGAGCAGTGGGTATTTTTTCTATTTTATGATTCCTGCTATTATTCTTCTTTTGCCATTTAAGAATCCGGATAAATATTTTAATGTTAAAAAAACTGTTCTATATTACACATTATCTTCGATGTTAATATATGCAGCTCTTTTTATTCTCTATTCATTAAAAATTACTCCGGAGAACATTATTTTTCCTGCAATAGGGATTTTGATGAATGTTTTGGTTACAATAATTGTAATGCCCAAAATACAGCATGGGTTCTTATTTAAGACAGAGGAAATATATAAGAATATAGTTGATCCAGAGTATCATTTGCTTCTTAAGCTTAGGAAAGAAAATAACCATGAGTATAAAAGAGCCATACATTCAGCGTATTTATCAGGTAGATGTGCTGACAGGGTCAAGGCAGATAGTCGTCTGGCCAGAGGATGTGCTTACTATCATAGAATAGGTGTTTTGACTGAAGGAGAAGAAAACTTATCGTCTAAAACAGCTAATCTGATTGATGAAAATGAATTTCCTACTGAACTTGCTGATATGATCAAAATCTGTGCAGGAGCAAAAAAATCTTACCTTCCCAAAGAGGTTGCTATAGCTTTGATATGTGATGATCTTATATCATCTATAATTAAGTTTATGGAACAGAAACCCGGAGAAAGTATTAATTATGATGCGCTCATTGATCTCATATTCGAAAGAATTTCAAATAGAGCTCCGGTTGTAGATTCTGATCTAAGTTTAAGGGATATTAGAATTATTAAGAAAAAGCTTAAAGAGGAAAAACTTTATTATGACTTTTTACGTTGAAAATGAAGCTGATCTAGACTTGGGTCTCGATTATTCAGCTATTTTTGAAACTGTTGCCAGAGAAGTACTCAGACAGGAAAAATGTCCTTATGAAGTAGAGGTTTCACTGACACTTGTTAATCCGGCAGATATTAGATCTACTAATAAGGAATTCAGAAATATTGATAAAGTTACCGATGTACTATCATTTCCGATGATCGATTATGAAATCCCTGCAGATTTTTCTAATGTTGAAGAGGATTTTTCGGATTGTTTTAATCCTGAAACAGGGGAGCTGATGCTTGGTGACATAATGATCTGTTGCGAAAGAGCGAAAGAGCAATCAGAAGAATACGGTCACAGTATTAAAAGAGAATTTGCTTTTCTTATTGCTCACAGTATGCTACACTTACTTGGGTTTGATCATATGGTAGAAAATGAGGCTCGTGTAATGGAGTCAAAACAAACACAGGCTTTAGATAGTCTTGGAATTTCACGGTAAAAGGAGACATATGAAGAAAATTAGATTTTTTTCGGCAATAGCGCTTGCAATTTTCTCCTGCACTTTTATTTTAGGAGGTTGCGGAGCAAACACTAATGCGAATAAAGGCATTGAAGATGGTATGGAAGAAGTTTCTGATCCGAATGCTTATGCAAACTTTGAAAATTCCGCTGCTTCTGATAACGCAGTAAATGCAAGTGGTATTTCTGCTGAGTATGGATACCATTCAAGCTATGGAATGAGCAGAGAAACAAACGGAGACCAGATCAGAAGTTATCTTACAGGAAAATGGGTAAGTAAGGAAATAGGAGAACGCAGACCAATAGCTGTAATGCTTAATAATATAGAAGAAGCACAGCCTATGTCTGGAAGTTCATATGCAGACATACTCTATGAGTGTGTTGTAGAAGGTTCTCTTACAAGAATGATGGGAATCTTTGAGAATTATGATAATCTTGATAAGATTGGCTCTGTAAGAAGCTGCAGAAACTATTTTGTTTATTATGCGCTGGAATTTGATTCTATATATTGTCATTATGGACAGTCGGCATACGCAATGCCTCTTTTAAATGAACCATTTGTAGATAATCTTAGTGGGCTTGGTTCAGAGGGGGATATTGTTTTTTATAGGACAAATGACCGTATAGCTCCTCATAATGCCTATGCTTCTGCTAAGGGAATTAAAAAAGGCATAGAAACAAAGGGCTATGATACTGCTTATGACAGTAATTACAAAGGAAAATTTACTTTTGCAAAGGATGATGATATCATAATCCCTGATTCAGCAGATTCATATAAGGCAACCAGAGTAGAACCTGGTTATCTTATAAATAAACCTTGGTTTGAGTATAATTCTGATGATGGTAAGTACTACAGATATGAGTATGGAGATAAGCAGGTTGATGCAGAAAATGGTGAACAGCTTGCAGTAGATAATATTATTCTTCAGTATTCTTCATGGGAACAGGTTGATGAAAAGGGGTATCTTGGATTTGACTGTCATTCCGGTGGAAAAATGACATATATCACCCATGGAATGGCAAGGGATGGTACGTGGATCAGATTTGATGGAGATCAGGGATCTGTCCGTTATTTTGATGCAGATGGAAATGAAATTGTTATGAATCAGGGTAAAAGCTGGATTTGTATTATTCAGGACACTTATGCAGATAAGGTAAGTGTTTCATAATAAAGTAAGGAGATAACTTTTTTATTATGCCTTCTAAAAAAAGGAGCAAAACAAATAATTTTGTAGTACAGGGAGGAATTCTTGCACTTGCCGGAGTGATAACCAGGATCATCGGTATGTTTTACAGAATCCCTGTTACTAATATTATAGGTGATGAAGGAAACGGATACTATGCGGCGGCATATCAGATTTATAATATTATGCTTCTGATATCCTCGTATAGCCTTCCGTTGGCTATATCTAAAATTGTTTCTGCCAGATATTCAAGGCAGGATTACACAAATTCAGATCGCGTTTTTAGAGGCGGTCTGTTTTTTGCGTTAATATCAGGTGGAATTGCGTGCCTGCTTGTGTTTTTTGGAGCAGGCTTTTTTGCAGGCAATCTTATGACGGAACCAATGAGTGCAATTGCATTGAGAATCTTTGCTCCGACACTTCTCGTTGTTGCATTAATGGGTGTTATACGTGGATATTTTCAAGGCATGGGGACAATGGTTCCTACAGCAGTTTCCCAGATCATAGAACAGATTGTAAATGCAATAGTGAGTATACTTGCTGCACAGACACTTTACAGCTATGGTTTTAAGGTTGCAAAGTTACTAAAAAATGAACATTATGCACCTGCATACGGAGCAGCCGGCAGTACGCTTGGTACCAGTTCGGGAGCTTTGGCAGGATTAATCTTTTTGGCAATAGTTTTATTATTGACATCAGCTTCGATCAGAAGAAACAAACCAAAAGATTCTGTTAAGGCTATTGAGCCTATGGGTGATGTTATAAGGCTTATTATGCTTACTGCTGTTCCGGTCATATTGAGTACAGCTATTTACAATATCAGTGATGTACTTGATAATGGAATGTTTAATAAAATAATGACTATTAAAGGACAGGGTGTTGAAAAAACTGCAATCTGGGGAATTTATTCAGGCAAATATAAGCTTATGATGAATATTCCCATTGCTTTAGCTAATGCTATGTGTTCTTCCGTTGTACCTACACTTGCTTCATGTATAGCAGCAGATAATGTGAGAGGTGCCAAAAGAAAAATATTTACTGCAATCCGGGTAACAATGCTCATAGCAATACCATGTTGTGTCGGCATGGCAGTTCTTGCAAAGCCGATGCTTTCGATGCTTTTTACAGGAGACCTTACACTTGCAGCAAGGTTGATGCAGGTTGGATCGATATCAATAATATTTTTCTCAATATCAACACTTACAAATGGTATACTTCAGGGAATCAATCATCTTGAGATTCCGGTCAGACATTCTGCAATATCTCTTGTACTGCATATAACTGCATTGTATTTTATGCTTAATTATACGGATCTTGGAATTTATGCTGTAGTATTCGCAAATATTCTTTTTGCATTTTTAATGTGTATAATGAATCAATTTTCAATTCGTAAGTATTTAAAATACAAACAGGAGATTCCAAGAACATTTATAATTCCCGCAATATCTGCGACTATAATGGGAATAGTTGTTTTTGCAGTTTACAGTCTTTTGAGCAAGCTTGCTGCTAACATATTAAGTACATTGATTTCTATGATCATCGGTACTTTTGTTTATTGTTTCTGCATATTAAGGCTACGTGGTGTCAGAGAAGAAGAGATTAATGAAATTCCTGGAGGAACATTCTTTGCACATATTGCCAGATTCTTACATATGATTTGATTATGAAAAAAATAGCTGTAATTGGAGGAGGAGCTTCAGGCCTCATGGCTGCTATTACTGCAGCAAAAAATGGAGCAGACGTTACTGTTTTTGAAAAAAATGATCGTATAGGAAAAAAAATACTTCAGACAGGAAATGGAAAGTGTAACTACACCAATCTTGAAATGGATGATTCTTATTTCTATTCCTCTTCAGATAACGGTATAATAAAAAGAATACTTTCAAAATTTAATGAGAAGGATACAATAGCGTTTTTTGAAAACCTGGGAATAGTTCCAAGAAACAGAAATGGTGGGATTTATCCATATCCGGAGACTGCTACTGCCATACTGGATGTTTTAAGAATGGAAGTTGAGAGACTTGGAATTAAACTTTCTCTTTCAAATACGATAGATTCTATTAAAGAAAAAGGAACAGGATTTATTGTAAATTCTACATTTTTTGACAGAATAATAATTGCTGCAGGCGGAAAGTCAGCACCTAAAACAGGCTCTGATGGAGATGGTTATAGAATAGCAAAGCGATTTGGACATAAAACGCTAAAAGCCTTGCCGGCCTTGACACAGCTTATATCTAATGAAAAATACTTTAAGAGTATAAGCGGAGTAAGGGCAGAAGCGTATTTAAGCCTTTATATTGATGGCAGATTTATAAAGAAAAGCCATGGTGAGCTTCAGCTTACAGACACTGGGCTTTCCGGAATCTGCAGTTTCGAACTTTCTTCTCTGATTTCAAGAGGCATTGACAGTAAAAGGAAGGCAGAGGTTGAAATTAACTTTTTTAATGATTTAAGTAAAAAGGATTTCGCAGAATTATTAAGAAAGAGGATAAAGCTTCAGCCTGAAAGACCGGCGGAGTTATTGTTCACGGGTATTTTTAATAAAAAACTATCATTACTTTTTCTAAAAATGGCATCTGTTTCATTGAATAAGAACTCAGGCAGCTTAAATGAAAAGGAACTTGCAACTTTGTCTGATTCAGTTTGCTCATTCAGGGTAGTTATCAGTTCGGTTGGAGATTTTGCAAAATCACAGGTAACAAGCGGTGGAGTTCCGCTTAATGAGGTAAACGAAAATCTTGAGTCAAAGAAGAAGAAAGGTCTCTTTTTTGCAGGAGAGGTTCTTGATGTAGATGGTATATGCGGAGGATATAATCTGCAATGGGCATGGAGCAGTGGTTTTTCTGCAGGAAAGGCGGCAGCATTTGATTAAAATAAATCAATTGAGATTTCAAAATGAAGCTGGACCGGATGATTTATATAAAAAAGCCTCAAAACTCTTAAAATGTAAAGCTTCGGCTCTCTCTAAACTGAGAATAGTCAAAAAATCAATAGATGCCAGAAAAAAGAGTCAGATATTGTATATTTATTCTATTCTTCTTTCGGCTGACAATGAGGAGGCTTTAGTAAAACGTTCAGCTTCTAAGGATGTATCGATATACAAAGAGAAAAAATATAGATTACCAAAGTTAATTGAAACCGTTGAAAACCTTGAAAGACCCGTAATTGTTGGTTTTGGACCTGCAGGAATGTTTGCATCTCTAATTTTGGCTAGAGCGGGACTTCGTCCTATTGTTATAGAAAGAGGAGAAGATGTTGACAGCCGAAGATCGAAAGTGGATTCTTTCTGGGAGGGCAGTGAACTGGATCCTGAATCTAATGTTCAATTTGGAGAAGGCGGAGCCGGTACATTTTCTGATGGTAAGCTTAATACACTTGTACATGATACAGAGGGCAGGAGCCGTTATGTTTTGGAGAACTTTGTAAACTTTGGAGCTGATCCTGCAATCCTTACAGATGCAAAACCCCATATAGGATCTGATGTTTTGATCAAAGTTGTTAAAAACCTTAGAAAAGAATTTATAGAGCTTGGTGGAGAAATTCGTTTTAATACAAAACTTACAGGATTCGATTCTGATTTGGAAGGAAATCTTATTTCTATAACTGTTAATAATTCAGAAAAAATTCCTGCGTCCAGATGTATACTATGTATCGGCCATTCAGCAAGGGATACATTTGAAATGCTGAATGAAAAAAATTTGTCTATGGAGGCTAAACCCTTTGCAATTGGGGTTCGTGTTGAGCATTCTCAGGAGATGATAAATCGGGCACAGTATGGTAATGAATATGCTGAAAATCTTCCTGCCTGTCCGTATAAAACAACCGCAAAGGCATCAGATGGGCGTGGAGTATATTCTTTTTGCATGTGTCCCGGAGGATTTGTTGTAAACGCTTCCAGTGAAAAGGGCAGACTTGTAACAAATGGAATGAGTAATCACGGACGTGATTCAGGCAATGCTAACAGCGCAATAATCGTAACTGTATCGCCGAAGGACTTTGCTGGCGAGGGAGTACTTGCCGGGGTAGAGTTTCAGCGTAAACTTGAAGAGAGTGCTTATAAAGCTGCAAATGGTAAACTTCCATATCAGAGATTTGGTGATTTTGAAAAGAATCAGATAAGTACAGAATTCGGAAAAATAAAGCCTATGTGCAAGGGAAAGTATGACTTTGGAAACTTAAGAGAAGTACTTCCTGATTTTGTATCAAAGGATATTATTGAAGGCATGCATCTGTTTGCAAATAAGATAAAAGGATTTGATGACCCTGATGCTTTGTTTTCAGGAGTTGAAAGCAGGACATCTTCACCTGTCAGAATTAACAGAGATGAAAACGGAAATTCAAGCATAATCGGTATATATCCGAGCGGAGAGGGCGCCGGTTATGCAGGCGGTATAATGTCGGCGGCCATGGATGGCATGAAAACAGCAGAAAAAATTATAAAGGAAATCAATAAAAATGGGAAATAAGAGAGACGTATCTTCTATAAAAAGAATAGTTGTCAAGATCGGGTCATCTTCTATTACGCACCCTGAAACGGGAGGTGCCGATCTTGTCCGCATTGAGAAACTTGTCAGAGAGCTTTCTGATCTGAATAATGCGGGTCATGAAGTGATCCTTGTTTCTTCCGGCGCTATTTCTGTAGGACTCAAGGCAGCAAGAATTAATGATACTTTCTATGATGGTAGAAATGAAGATCCTGAGCGCCCTGATGAGAAATTAAGGGTTAAGCAGGCTGCAGCTGCAATTGGTCAGGGAAGGCTTATGATGATCTACGAAAAGCTCTTTGGCGAATATAATCAGATTACAGCTCAGGTACTCATGACAACGCGAAATATTAAAAATAATATAGACAGATACAATGTTGCAAATACCTTTGAAGAGCTTCTTAAACTCGGAGCTATTCCTGTAGTAAATGAAAATGACTCTATTTCAACATATGAGATCAAATTTGGTGATAATGATACGCTTTCATCGGTAGTTGCTTCCATTACACATGCTGATCTTTTGATATTACTTTCGGATATTGACGGACTCTATACAGATGACCCCAGGTCTAATCCGGATGCTAAGTTTATTTCATATATAGGAAATCTTACAGATGAGTACGATTCTTATGCTAAGGGAACTACCGGAAGCAGCAGGGGAACCGGAGGAATGGCTACAAAGATGAGAGCAGCGCACATTTCCTCACAGTCCGGAGCAAATATGGTCATTGCAAATTCTAAAGACCTTGGTGTAATTCATGAAATAGTAGAGGGAAAAGATGTCGGAACATGGATAGAGGCACATGCAAATCCTGATTTTTATGTGAGTGATTATTTTGAAGATGAGTTCTGATGCTGATATCAGGGAAATAAAAAAATCCCTTAGAAATAGGATAATAGAAAAAAGAAACCTGATAGATGAGGCAGAAAGAGAGAGAAAATCCAGAAAAATTTATGAAAAACTTTGTAAAAACACGGTTTTTTGTAATGCGGAAACGATTTTCTTTTTTGCAGGTTATGGCTCTGAGGTAAAAACCTTATTTATGATCGAGGACATGCTTAAATCCGGAAAAAGCATAGCATTGCCAAGGGTAATATCAAAGACAGAGATGAGATTTTTCAAGATAGATTCTTTGGAAAATCTTATTGATGGATATAAGGGCATTCCGGAACCGGAAGAAAAGTGTCCTGAAATCGAAGAATCGGATCTTATATTAATGCCGGGAGTTGCTTTTGATACTGATCGAAATCGGATCGGATATGGCAGAGGATATTATGACAGGTTTATTTCCGAATCAGCCAGGACAGTCAGAACCATTGCAATATGTTTCGATGAACAGATAGTTGAGAAAGTTCCGGTCAATGAAAATGATCTGAGACCGGAACTTATAATAACTGATCTTCGTGAAATAAGATAGCTGAAAAGACTTATAAGGCTTGCATTTTTAAAATCAGAGACTAAGATCATATTCTGTCGGTTTATCCGGGAAATCCTTTGATAAGGCAGCAATAGAGCATTTATAGTCTGACAGGAAATCATAGGATTTCAGATAATATTTTGTTTTTATCGATTTTGAATCTGATAGTATAACATACTCTGTCGATGGAAGACTTTCAAAAGAATCAAGCGGAAGTGACAGACCCTGACCGCAGGCTTTTATTACGCTTTCCTTTAATGCCCATATTCTGTAAAAAAGATCGTTAGATAAAGACTCATCTGAATTTGATCTGCTGGTGTTTAACAATACGGAGTATTCGTTTTTGGTAAAAAAACGTTTGGCAATATTCAGATTTTTTGATAAGGCTTTTTCCTCGGTATATTGAATATCACAACCTAGTTCCTTATCTGAAACGGCACAGAGGACTCTTTCTTTAGAGTGCGAAAGACTAAAATAGATATCGGAGCGATCCGCAAGGTATGGCTTTCCGTATTTACCGTTATAAAAGGATGAAGTTGAAATATCAATATTTTCAACAGATAGGGCATGTTTTAGAACAAGACCGGCAGCGAGTGAAAGATGCTTGTCTGACTCAAATTTAAATTTATCAATTTTTTCTCTTCTGAGTTCGGGAAGGGAATAATATTTATTATTAAAAATATCTGGATTTTTTAGGCAGGATATTTCTGCAGTGTATAATTTGATCATGATTGAATTATACAATAAAAATCGGATATGTGCATTAATGAAAGGATTTTTGTTTTTAATGAGTTTAGGAGAAATAATGGAATTTGAAACTGCTGTACCCGAGACTGAACCGGAGAGACAGTATTATTTTATAGAAAGAGCAAAGAAATATCTTGAAAAAAAGAAGGAAGAACTTGGTCGTCCGCTTAAAGCGGTTTGTCAGACCTTCGGCTGTCAGATGAATGAACGCGACTCCGAAAAAATCGTAGGTATACTTGATAAAATAGGATATGAAAGAGCTGCTAATGAAGAAGAAGCTGATTTCATCATATATAATACCTGTACTGTAAGAGATAATGCTGATCAGAGGGTGTTTGGAAGACTTGGCGTTCTTAAGAAATATAAGGAAAAGAATCCGGCTCTTATTATAGGTCTCTGTGGCTGCATGATGCAGGAAAAAACAGTGATCGAAAAAATACAGAAAAGCTACAGTCAGGTGGATCTGATATTTGGCACTCACAATTTATATAAATTTGCTGAGCTTTATTGCACTGTATTTGAGTCAGATTCGCAGGTTATTGATATTTGGAAGGATACTGATAAAATCGTTGAGGATCTTCCGGTCAGCCGTAAATTTCCCTTTAAG is from Lachnospiraceae bacterium C1.1 and encodes:
- the ybeY gene encoding rRNA maturation RNase YbeY; this encodes MTFYVENEADLDLGLDYSAIFETVAREVLRQEKCPYEVEVSLTLVNPADIRSTNKEFRNIDKVTDVLSFPMIDYEIPADFSNVEEDFSDCFNPETGELMLGDIMICCERAKEQSEEYGHSIKREFAFLIAHSMLHLLGFDHMVENEARVMESKQTQALDSLGISR
- a CDS encoding DUF3048 domain-containing protein; its protein translation is MKKIRFFSAIALAIFSCTFILGGCGANTNANKGIEDGMEEVSDPNAYANFENSAASDNAVNASGISAEYGYHSSYGMSRETNGDQIRSYLTGKWVSKEIGERRPIAVMLNNIEEAQPMSGSSYADILYECVVEGSLTRMMGIFENYDNLDKIGSVRSCRNYFVYYALEFDSIYCHYGQSAYAMPLLNEPFVDNLSGLGSEGDIVFYRTNDRIAPHNAYASAKGIKKGIETKGYDTAYDSNYKGKFTFAKDDDIIIPDSADSYKATRVEPGYLINKPWFEYNSDDGKYYRYEYGDKQVDAENGEQLAVDNIILQYSSWEQVDEKGYLGFDCHSGGKMTYITHGMARDGTWIRFDGDQGSVRYFDADGNEIVMNQGKSWICIIQDTYADKVSVS
- a CDS encoding polysaccharide biosynthesis protein, with product MPSKKRSKTNNFVVQGGILALAGVITRIIGMFYRIPVTNIIGDEGNGYYAAAYQIYNIMLLISSYSLPLAISKIVSARYSRQDYTNSDRVFRGGLFFALISGGIACLLVFFGAGFFAGNLMTEPMSAIALRIFAPTLLVVALMGVIRGYFQGMGTMVPTAVSQIIEQIVNAIVSILAAQTLYSYGFKVAKLLKNEHYAPAYGAAGSTLGTSSGALAGLIFLAIVLLLTSASIRRNKPKDSVKAIEPMGDVIRLIMLTAVPVILSTAIYNISDVLDNGMFNKIMTIKGQGVEKTAIWGIYSGKYKLMMNIPIALANAMCSSVVPTLASCIAADNVRGAKRKIFTAIRVTMLIAIPCCVGMAVLAKPMLSMLFTGDLTLAARLMQVGSISIIFFSISTLTNGILQGINHLEIPVRHSAISLVLHITALYFMLNYTDLGIYAVVFANILFAFLMCIMNQFSIRKYLKYKQEIPRTFIIPAISATIMGIVVFAVYSLLSKLAANILSTLISMIIGTFVYCFCILRLRGVREEEINEIPGGTFFAHIARFLHMI
- a CDS encoding aminoacetone oxidase family FAD-binding enzyme — protein: MKKIAVIGGGASGLMAAITAAKNGADVTVFEKNDRIGKKILQTGNGKCNYTNLEMDDSYFYSSSDNGIIKRILSKFNEKDTIAFFENLGIVPRNRNGGIYPYPETATAILDVLRMEVERLGIKLSLSNTIDSIKEKGTGFIVNSTFFDRIIIAAGGKSAPKTGSDGDGYRIAKRFGHKTLKALPALTQLISNEKYFKSISGVRAEAYLSLYIDGRFIKKSHGELQLTDTGLSGICSFELSSLISRGIDSKRKAEVEINFFNDLSKKDFAELLRKRIKLQPERPAELLFTGIFNKKLSLLFLKMASVSLNKNSGSLNEKELATLSDSVCSFRVVISSVGDFAKSQVTSGGVPLNEVNENLESKKKKGLFFAGEVLDVDGICGGYNLQWAWSSGFSAGKAAAFD
- a CDS encoding FAD-dependent oxidoreductase; this translates as MIKINQLRFQNEAGPDDLYKKASKLLKCKASALSKLRIVKKSIDARKKSQILYIYSILLSADNEEALVKRSASKDVSIYKEKKYRLPKLIETVENLERPVIVGFGPAGMFASLILARAGLRPIVIERGEDVDSRRSKVDSFWEGSELDPESNVQFGEGGAGTFSDGKLNTLVHDTEGRSRYVLENFVNFGADPAILTDAKPHIGSDVLIKVVKNLRKEFIELGGEIRFNTKLTGFDSDLEGNLISITVNNSEKIPASRCILCIGHSARDTFEMLNEKNLSMEAKPFAIGVRVEHSQEMINRAQYGNEYAENLPACPYKTTAKASDGRGVYSFCMCPGGFVVNASSEKGRLVTNGMSNHGRDSGNANSAIIVTVSPKDFAGEGVLAGVEFQRKLEESAYKAANGKLPYQRFGDFEKNQISTEFGKIKPMCKGKYDFGNLREVLPDFVSKDIIEGMHLFANKIKGFDDPDALFSGVESRTSSPVRINRDENGNSSIIGIYPSGEGAGYAGGIMSAAMDGMKTAEKIIKEINKNGK
- the proB gene encoding glutamate 5-kinase; amino-acid sequence: MGNKRDVSSIKRIVVKIGSSSITHPETGGADLVRIEKLVRELSDLNNAGHEVILVSSGAISVGLKAARINDTFYDGRNEDPERPDEKLRVKQAAAAIGQGRLMMIYEKLFGEYNQITAQVLMTTRNIKNNIDRYNVANTFEELLKLGAIPVVNENDSISTYEIKFGDNDTLSSVVASITHADLLILLSDIDGLYTDDPRSNPDAKFISYIGNLTDEYDSYAKGTTGSSRGTGGMATKMRAAHISSQSGANMVIANSKDLGVIHEIVEGKDVGTWIEAHANPDFYVSDYFEDEF
- a CDS encoding 5-formyltetrahydrofolate cyclo-ligase, whose amino-acid sequence is MSSDADIREIKKSLRNRIIEKRNLIDEAERERKSRKIYEKLCKNTVFCNAETIFFFAGYGSEVKTLFMIEDMLKSGKSIALPRVISKTEMRFFKIDSLENLIDGYKGIPEPEEKCPEIEESDLILMPGVAFDTDRNRIGYGRGYYDRFISESARTVRTIAICFDEQIVEKVPVNENDLRPELIITDLREIR
- a CDS encoding 4'-phosphopantetheinyl transferase superfamily protein → MIKLYTAEISCLKNPDIFNNKYYSLPELRREKIDKFKFESDKHLSLAAGLVLKHALSVENIDISTSSFYNGKYGKPYLADRSDIYFSLSHSKERVLCAVSDKELGCDIQYTEEKALSKNLNIAKRFFTKNEYSVLLNTSRSNSDESLSNDLFYRIWALKESVIKACGQGLSLPLDSFESLPSTEYVILSDSKSIKTKYYLKSYDFLSDYKCSIAALSKDFPDKPTEYDLSL